The following proteins come from a genomic window of Solwaraspora sp. WMMA2065:
- a CDS encoding TetR/AcrR family transcriptional regulator: MARATSNRPAATRRRQRWADGYDPENTRKSLIASALELFGRRGFDRTSVQEIADQAGLTKGAFYHHFESKDDLLRHIQEEYLEAQLAAIQQIESGSDDPAVRVAELIRFSLTSVAEYRAHVTIFYQERRYLAGDMFAEVTRKRDAVEAAFAGMISDGIARGVLRTDMDPRIVTFGLVGMCAWAYQWLNVDGPLSIDEVARQFSAMVLEGLR, encoded by the coding sequence ATGGCTCGTGCGACGTCGAACCGCCCGGCGGCGACCCGGCGCAGGCAACGCTGGGCCGACGGATACGACCCGGAGAACACCCGCAAGTCGTTGATCGCCAGCGCGCTGGAACTGTTCGGGCGTCGGGGTTTCGACCGGACGTCGGTGCAGGAGATCGCCGACCAGGCCGGGCTGACCAAGGGTGCCTTCTACCACCACTTCGAGAGCAAGGACGACCTGCTGCGGCACATCCAGGAGGAGTACCTGGAAGCGCAACTGGCCGCAATCCAGCAGATCGAGTCCGGCAGCGACGACCCGGCGGTGCGGGTGGCGGAGCTCATCCGGTTCAGCCTGACCAGCGTGGCCGAGTACCGGGCACACGTGACGATCTTCTACCAGGAGCGGCGGTACCTCGCCGGAGACATGTTCGCCGAGGTGACGCGCAAGCGTGACGCGGTGGAGGCGGCCTTCGCCGGCATGATCTCCGACGGTATCGCCCGTGGTGTCCTCCGCACGGACATGGACCCGCGGATCGTCACCTTCGGGCTGGTGGGCATGTGTGCCTGGGCGTACCAGTGGCTCAACGTCGACGGTCCGCTCAGCATCGACGAGGTGGCGCGCCAGTTCAGCGCGATGGTGCTCGAAGGGCTCCGCTGA